In Candidatus Defluviibacterium haderslevense, the following are encoded in one genomic region:
- a CDS encoding T9SS type A sorting domain-containing protein: protein MRKIIYLLLLVNYHLSFAQTGDCEHAKFICSKDIVYIDKFPLDGNINIDNNCCFPNKTINGNIQWLKFKIFTQGELNFKIIPNNIEDDLDFVLFKSNEKFSCSNLSTIRCMASGRNLGNEINDDSKCRGITGLKSESLDISESNGCFGNSDSYLKSVNVNKGDSYFLAVSNYTSQNGFNISFTGEFEFDQNINFEDNITMTKVPGTESIYQFEMKETNNDEFKEYYWDFGRSAYPNSAFGPGVHTVLFSEPGKHEIKILNKLAYNCTNINSLFVNVKKADKKDNSYYFGQVFPNPAKTDISIPYLSSNAKTVVIELLNSQGKVINTFQNINLLSSGFINLNVSELPAGVYFAVIKETDFIKILHTVNFVVI, encoded by the coding sequence ATGAGAAAAATAATATACCTTTTATTATTAGTAAATTACCATTTGAGCTTTGCCCAAACAGGGGATTGTGAACATGCAAAGTTTATTTGTTCAAAAGATATTGTCTATATTGATAAATTTCCACTTGATGGAAATATTAATATTGACAATAATTGTTGTTTTCCAAATAAAACAATAAATGGTAATATACAATGGTTAAAATTTAAAATATTTACTCAAGGTGAGTTAAATTTTAAGATTATACCTAATAATATAGAAGATGATCTAGATTTTGTTTTATTTAAATCAAATGAAAAGTTTAGTTGCTCAAATCTTTCAACAATTCGTTGTATGGCATCTGGAAGAAACCTTGGTAATGAAATAAACGACGATAGTAAATGTAGGGGGATTACTGGACTAAAATCTGAATCACTTGATATATCAGAATCTAATGGATGTTTTGGAAATTCCGACAGTTATCTAAAATCGGTAAATGTTAATAAAGGAGATAGTTACTTTCTTGCAGTTTCAAATTATACAAGTCAAAACGGTTTCAATATTTCTTTTACTGGTGAATTTGAATTTGATCAAAATATTAATTTTGAGGATAATATTACAATGACAAAAGTACCTGGAACAGAAAGTATATATCAATTTGAAATGAAAGAAACTAACAATGACGAATTCAAAGAATATTATTGGGATTTTGGAAGGTCAGCTTATCCCAATTCAGCCTTTGGACCTGGAGTACATACCGTATTATTTAGTGAACCTGGGAAACATGAAATTAAAATATTAAACAAACTTGCTTATAATTGTACAAACATTAATTCATTATTTGTAAATGTTAAGAAAGCTGACAAAAAAGATAATTCATACTATTTTGGTCAAGTATTTCCAAATCCAGCAAAAACAGACATTTCAATTCCATATCTATCTTCAAATGCAAAAACTGTAGTTATTGAATTACTAAATTCACAAGGGAAAGTCATTAATACTTTTCAAAATATTAATCTGTTATCAAGTGGATTTATAAATCTAAATGTTAGTGAATTGCCAGCAGGGGTTTATTTTGCTGTAATCAAAGAGACTGATTTTATTAAAATATTGCACACTGTTAATTTTGTTGTTATCTAA
- a CDS encoding DNA cytosine methyltransferase: MRKQIVKKNNLKAVDFFCSGGGMSCGMQQAGIQILAGIDFDKTCEETYTSNIKGAKFIHADVFNLTESELEIELSLKKRDKNLVLIGCSPCQFWSIINTDRNKSSKSKDLLKEFRRFVEYFEPGYVVVENVPGVLKRKTESGLEEFIDWLKCNGYKLHFDVHEVSNYEVPQHRRRFTLIANRVTKTELEPVKSNGKKLTVRDVLGVENGFQKVKAGHKDNSDFIHTVAGLKEINIKRLALTKKNGGNRLAYADNVKLVPNCHKNDKVNFKDTYGRMWWDKPSPTITTKFFSISNGRFAHPEETRAISLREGAVLQSFPKNYVFKTKSIANTARMIGNAVPPKYAKAIGKALIQNHKNAI; encoded by the coding sequence ATGAGAAAACAAATAGTAAAAAAAAACAATCTAAAAGCAGTTGATTTTTTCTGTTCTGGAGGCGGTATGAGCTGCGGAATGCAACAAGCTGGAATACAAATTTTGGCTGGAATTGATTTTGATAAGACTTGCGAAGAAACATATACATCAAACATTAAAGGTGCTAAATTTATACATGCAGACGTTTTTAATTTGACAGAAAGTGAATTAGAAATAGAACTTTCTTTAAAGAAGAGAGACAAGAACTTGGTTCTTATCGGCTGTAGTCCTTGTCAATTTTGGAGTATAATAAACACAGATAGAAATAAATCTTCAAAATCTAAAGACTTACTAAAAGAATTCAGACGTTTTGTAGAATACTTTGAACCAGGTTATGTAGTTGTAGAAAATGTACCAGGCGTATTGAAAAGAAAAACCGAAAGCGGTTTGGAAGAATTTATTGATTGGTTAAAATGTAACGGTTACAAGCTTCATTTTGACGTTCACGAAGTGAGCAATTATGAAGTTCCACAACATAGAAGGCGATTTACTCTTATAGCAAACAGAGTAACCAAGACAGAATTAGAACCTGTAAAATCCAATGGCAAAAAACTGACTGTTAGAGATGTTTTGGGCGTAGAAAATGGATTCCAGAAAGTAAAAGCTGGACACAAAGACAATTCCGATTTTATACATACTGTGGCTGGTTTGAAAGAAATCAACATTAAAAGACTTGCTTTGACCAAGAAAAATGGCGGAAACAGATTAGCATATGCGGACAATGTTAAATTAGTACCAAACTGCCATAAAAACGATAAAGTAAATTTTAAAGATACCTACGGTAGAATGTGGTGGGACAAACCTTCACCTACAATCACAACAAAGTTTTTCAGTATATCAAACGGACGTTTCGCACATCCAGAAGAAACCCGAGCAATTTCATTGCGTGAAGGTGCGGTATTGCAATCTTTCCCAAAAAATTATGTTTTCAAAACAAAAAGCATAGCAAACACAGCTCGAATGATTGGCAATGCTGTACCGCCTAAATATGCTAAAGCCATTGGCAAAGCATTAATACAAAACCATAAAAATGCAATTTAG
- a CDS encoding tetratricopeptide repeat protein, whose product MLKFTIRFICAFVSITSYGQTITMEKIGRTYQVPCTVNGLNMKFILDTGADNVSISLSEAQFMLKNGYLKEGELLNTEYYKMANGEIVKGTKLIIRSMVIGGLTLRNIEASVAHTLDAPLLLGQSALERLGRVTVDYQKNRLIIGETKEVFVTPQGSVVDFFINGNYKLDKGDLRGAIADYNKAIELNPNYTYAYNNRGNSKSRLGDDKGAILDFNKAIELNPDYSKAYYNRGCSKSSLGDKKGALADYNKAIELNPDDSDTYFNRGHSKADLGDHIGAIADFNKAIELNPDDIKAYNSRGISKYSLGDDKGAILDYNKAIKFDPKNSYAYNNRGNSKSRLGDDIGAILDYNKVIELMPDYSGAYVNRGVSKGRLGEHIGAIQDYNKAIKLNPRYEEAYCCRGLSKAKLGDKRGAVLDYNKAIELNPGFSWAYYERGLLKGTQGDKLAACLDWSKAGELGYESAYNAIRLFCK is encoded by the coding sequence ATGTTAAAATTTACTATTCGATTTATTTGTGCTTTCGTAAGCATCACTAGCTACGGGCAAACCATTACAATGGAAAAAATTGGTAGAACATATCAAGTTCCTTGTACAGTTAACGGTTTGAATATGAAATTCATATTAGATACTGGTGCGGATAATGTTTCAATATCCCTTTCTGAAGCCCAATTTATGTTAAAAAACGGGTATTTAAAAGAAGGAGAATTGTTAAATACAGAATACTACAAAATGGCAAACGGGGAGATCGTTAAAGGAACAAAGCTAATTATAAGAAGTATGGTAATTGGAGGACTGACTTTAAGAAACATTGAAGCTTCTGTAGCGCACACCTTAGATGCCCCTTTGTTGCTTGGGCAAAGCGCTTTGGAAAGACTTGGAAGAGTTACTGTTGATTATCAAAAAAATAGGCTAATCATTGGCGAAACCAAAGAAGTTTTTGTAACCCCACAAGGGAGTGTCGTTGATTTTTTTATTAACGGTAATTATAAATTAGATAAAGGCGACCTCAGAGGGGCAATAGCCGACTATAACAAAGCCATTGAACTCAATCCCAATTATACTTATGCGTATAATAACAGAGGGAACTCAAAGTCTCGTCTTGGTGATGATAAAGGAGCAATATTAGACTTTAACAAAGCCATTGAACTTAATCCCGATTATAGTAAAGCGTATTATAACAGAGGGTGCTCAAAGTCTAGTCTAGGTGACAAAAAAGGAGCACTAGCCGACTATAACAAAGCCATTGAACTTAATCCCGATGATAGTGATACCTATTTTAACAGAGGACATTCGAAAGCCGATCTTGGTGACCACATAGGGGCAATAGCCGACTTTAACAAAGCCATTGAACTTAATCCCGATGATATTAAAGCGTATAATAGCAGAGGGATTTCGAAGTATAGTCTAGGTGATGATAAAGGAGCAATTTTAGACTATAACAAAGCAATTAAATTCGATCCCAAAAATAGTTATGCGTATAATAACAGAGGGAACTCAAAGTCTCGTCTTGGTGATGATATAGGAGCAATATTAGACTATAACAAAGTCATTGAACTAATGCCCGATTATAGTGGTGCGTATGTTAACAGAGGGGTGTCGAAGGGTCGTCTTGGTGAACATATTGGGGCAATACAAGATTATAACAAAGCCATTAAACTTAATCCCAGATATGAAGAGGCATACTGTTGCAGGGGACTTTCGAAAGCCAAACTTGGTGACAAAAGAGGAGCAGTATTAGACTATAACAAAGCTATTGAGCTCAATCCCGGTTTTAGCTGGGCATACTATGAAAGGGGGCTATTAAAAGGGACCCAAGGCGACAAGCTTGCTGCTTGTTTGGATTGGAGTAAAGCAGGAGAATTAGGTTATGAAAGTGCTTACAATGCGATAAGACTATTTTGTAAGTAA
- a CDS encoding T9SS type A sorting domain-containing protein, translating into MYNLLLKTILWISVFFCVSHCIAQVQPLKELYPGPESSLDFKTTIISANGKLFFTGNDYISGKEPFVYDPQSDKYTLLMDINTGNSSSGIFSSKLFNDFIIFPAKDSKEDYELYATNTKLNSVILLKNINANSSGISDYYSSISTPLGLFFTADDGKNGEELWITDGTSINTMLLKDIEVGKMSSFPELYSYNPILKKVLFAATTQSKGREYYISDGTPLGTYLLKDINPGDFIGDTRSACSVDSLFYFIAEDDKDGKQIWKSDGTQSGTTQVTNNSSQFNNPFSLIPFGNKCLFFANGQQFYITDGSLTGTILLSNSLIPYPPGFINFNTQSWVNLNNKIYFAADQTSTGENMELFVTDGTKDGTKLLKEIFPGGNAYVTNLFKFNNKIYFSGYGAHKEREELWSSDGSNENTKLLADINPGNEPSYPNNFVILDSCLYFTADVYLKGNELFRFCEPITTSVNEKFNTSSKRATIYPNPTSNNLYILTNNEILKIRLFNYLGVQVSSHEGNIKQLNFDNLNKGIYYLVISYKDKSNEIEKLILNK; encoded by the coding sequence ATGTATAATCTATTGTTAAAAACAATATTATGGATTTCTGTATTCTTTTGCGTTAGTCACTGTATTGCGCAGGTACAACCTTTAAAAGAACTATATCCTGGTCCAGAAAGTAGTTTAGATTTCAAAACCACTATTATTTCAGCCAACGGTAAATTATTTTTTACTGGCAATGATTATATCTCTGGAAAAGAACCATTTGTTTATGATCCACAATCGGACAAATATACTTTACTTATGGACATTAATACTGGCAATTCAAGTTCGGGAATATTCTCATCTAAACTTTTTAATGACTTTATTATTTTTCCAGCAAAAGATTCTAAAGAAGATTATGAACTTTATGCTACAAATACCAAGTTAAATAGCGTGATATTACTTAAAAATATTAATGCCAATAGTAGTGGTATTAGTGATTACTATTCGAGTATTTCTACACCTCTAGGCTTATTTTTTACCGCAGATGATGGTAAAAATGGAGAGGAATTATGGATTACTGATGGAACTTCGATAAATACAATGCTATTAAAAGACATAGAAGTCGGTAAAATGAGTTCATTTCCCGAATTGTACTCCTACAACCCTATCTTGAAAAAAGTGCTATTTGCAGCCACAACACAATCAAAAGGGCGAGAATATTATATTTCTGATGGGACTCCTCTTGGAACGTATTTGCTCAAAGATATAAACCCTGGAGACTTTATAGGAGATACTAGATCGGCATGTTCTGTTGATAGTCTATTTTATTTTATTGCAGAAGATGACAAAGATGGAAAGCAAATATGGAAATCAGATGGGACACAATCTGGTACAACTCAAGTGACTAATAATTCAAGTCAATTCAATAATCCCTTCTCACTAATACCATTTGGAAATAAATGCCTATTTTTTGCCAATGGCCAACAATTTTATATAACCGATGGATCATTAACTGGCACAATTCTTCTTTCAAATTCACTTATCCCATATCCTCCTGGATTCATTAATTTTAATACCCAGTCATGGGTTAATCTAAATAATAAAATCTATTTCGCTGCAGATCAAACATCAACTGGCGAAAATATGGAGTTATTTGTAACTGATGGAACAAAAGATGGGACTAAACTACTTAAGGAAATTTTTCCAGGAGGAAATGCATATGTTACAAATCTATTTAAATTTAATAATAAAATTTACTTCTCTGGTTATGGGGCTCATAAGGAAAGAGAAGAGCTTTGGTCATCTGATGGTTCCAATGAAAATACAAAATTATTAGCTGATATAAATCCAGGAAATGAGCCATCATATCCTAATAATTTTGTTATTCTCGATAGTTGCCTTTATTTTACAGCCGATGTGTACCTTAAGGGAAATGAATTATTTCGTTTTTGTGAACCAATTACAACCAGCGTTAATGAGAAGTTTAATACTAGTAGTAAAAGAGCTACCATTTATCCTAATCCTACATCAAATAACCTTTATATTTTAACAAATAATGAAATATTAAAAATTCGACTTTTTAATTATTTGGGAGTGCAGGTAAGCAGCCACGAAGGAAATATTAAGCAGCTTAACTTTGATAATTTAAATAAGGGTATTTACTATTTGGTTATTAGTTATAAAGATAAATCAAATGAAATTGAAAAATTAATTCTTAATAAATAA
- a CDS encoding ATP-binding protein translates to MQFRTKARAVDLLGKGQIADLPTAITELWKNGYDAYADNLKANLYKSGYNGLNRSYFTISDDGKGMSSSDILDKWLVLGTDSKSRAELDKESEDTLWKAPRIKSGEKGIGRLSVAYLGNPILMLTKKIGFPLQAVFFDWRLLENYNLFLDDITIPLKSIDKLDKLNSVFLDLKNEFLTNFEKEKDFEKKPIWDGKQVELKSEIISETSNATLEKPILQSIHSFFNSDDSHGTLFLVFDPISQIIELSEKDEDKIDEGNFVTSSLTGFTNPFKQTSINIRTTFEIHSNTGTYDLLQSRGEFFSHSDFDLADVYIKGKFNGTGSFDGTIRIFDKTIDYTFTNPRKKDKRSIYGEIPIELGYSQGVQKSSMLSELQFNKISIKIKEYGGLYVFRDNFRVLPYGRENADFLNFELRRSKRAGTYYFSYRRMFGYLDLTRERNLDLRDKSSREGLINNAQYRAFTSDAINFFITLAQDFFSTESKQSVFRDKLKDVREQSEALQADKAREKTEKIAFTKSLNSYPEKLDIHQNKYENFLNLLDEKLNDINVTYSEVEFILDELQKMDLERKDLIPKVPKRYKPTETQFERLFKFENKLNSFIELVNPKRELLNKKALDKLEIRDLKIDFTKKYNGYISSLEKSVNEHKVQLNNKFGALSKEYNERSKRIIDTLLENKEKIVSSIVSKEQVNQIKDEIERKYNKLSEETERTLIPLVEHIKRLSFDIDEEQVQGAYKAQYDQMKYQWEQTRDTAQLGIAVEIIDHEFNQLYAKINNQIGILGSNNTVKSINEFSFLEKNFKQLEDKYALLSPLYRISGAMSKEVSCNAIYKYLLEFFETQIKEYYINFDVSDSFKKHIVKIKEPVIHTVFINIINNAIYWIRNSEIRTIKLDYREESQEIIIANSGEKIPDYRLDKIFELFYSQRPNGRGIGLYLSKQSLNEAGLNIYATNDKNFNSLNGACFVINQIKEADV, encoded by the coding sequence ATGCAATTTAGAACTAAAGCCAGAGCCGTAGATTTATTAGGTAAAGGGCAAATTGCCGATTTGCCAACTGCCATTACGGAGTTGTGGAAAAATGGCTATGATGCATATGCAGATAATTTAAAAGCTAATTTGTATAAATCTGGTTATAACGGACTTAATAGATCTTATTTTACTATTTCAGATGATGGAAAAGGTATGTCGAGTTCTGATATTTTAGATAAATGGTTAGTTTTAGGCACAGATTCTAAGTCAAGAGCTGAATTAGACAAAGAATCTGAAGATACTTTATGGAAGGCACCTCGTATAAAATCTGGAGAAAAAGGAATTGGTCGTTTATCTGTTGCTTATTTAGGAAATCCGATTTTAATGTTGACGAAAAAGATCGGTTTTCCATTGCAAGCAGTTTTCTTTGATTGGCGATTATTAGAGAATTACAATTTATTTCTGGATGATATTACAATTCCTTTAAAATCGATTGATAAGCTAGATAAATTGAATTCCGTTTTTCTAGACCTGAAAAATGAATTCTTAACAAATTTTGAAAAAGAAAAAGATTTTGAAAAGAAACCTATATGGGATGGAAAACAAGTAGAATTAAAATCTGAAATAATTTCAGAAACAAGCAACGCCACGTTAGAAAAACCAATTTTACAAAGCATTCATTCTTTTTTCAATTCTGATGATTCGCACGGCACCCTCTTTTTAGTATTCGATCCAATTTCACAAATAATAGAATTATCTGAAAAGGATGAAGACAAAATTGATGAAGGCAACTTCGTTACGTCAAGTTTAACAGGATTTACTAATCCTTTTAAACAAACTTCGATTAATATTAGAACGACATTTGAGATTCATAGTAATACGGGAACATATGATTTGCTGCAATCAAGGGGGGAGTTTTTTAGTCATTCTGATTTTGATTTAGCAGATGTTTATATCAAAGGTAAGTTTAACGGCACTGGTAGTTTTGATGGAACTATTAGGATATTTGATAAGACGATTGACTATACATTTACTAACCCAAGAAAAAAAGATAAGCGTTCAATTTATGGAGAAATTCCGATTGAATTAGGTTATTCTCAAGGGGTACAAAAGTCTTCTATGTTGTCAGAATTACAATTTAATAAAATTTCTATTAAAATTAAAGAATATGGTGGTTTATATGTGTTCAGAGATAATTTTAGAGTTCTACCTTATGGTAGAGAAAACGCCGATTTTTTGAACTTTGAACTTAGAAGGTCTAAAAGAGCTGGAACCTATTATTTTTCCTACCGAAGAATGTTTGGATATTTAGATTTAACTCGTGAAAGAAACCTCGATTTAAGAGATAAATCAAGTAGAGAAGGACTCATAAATAATGCGCAATACCGCGCTTTCACAAGTGATGCCATTAACTTCTTTATTACATTGGCACAAGACTTTTTTTCGACAGAATCTAAACAATCTGTATTCAGAGATAAATTAAAAGATGTGCGGGAACAAAGCGAAGCCTTACAGGCTGATAAAGCCCGTGAGAAAACTGAAAAAATTGCTTTCACAAAATCTTTGAATAGTTATCCAGAAAAATTGGATATTCACCAAAATAAATACGAAAATTTTTTGAATCTATTAGATGAAAAACTAAATGACATTAACGTTACCTATTCCGAAGTTGAATTTATTTTAGATGAACTTCAAAAAATGGATTTGGAGCGTAAAGATTTAATACCAAAAGTTCCTAAACGCTATAAACCAACTGAAACACAATTTGAACGTCTGTTTAAATTTGAAAACAAACTAAACAGCTTTATTGAACTGGTTAATCCTAAAAGAGAGTTATTAAACAAGAAAGCTTTGGACAAACTGGAGATTAGAGACTTAAAAATTGATTTTACTAAAAAGTACAATGGCTATATTTCTTCTTTAGAAAAATCAGTTAACGAACATAAAGTACAACTCAATAATAAGTTCGGTGCGCTTTCAAAAGAATATAACGAAAGATCCAAACGAATAATTGATACACTACTTGAAAACAAAGAAAAAATTGTCAGCAGTATTGTTTCTAAAGAACAAGTAAATCAAATTAAAGATGAGATTGAAAGAAAATACAACAAACTTTCGGAGGAAACAGAAAGAACACTTATTCCATTAGTTGAACATATCAAACGCCTTTCATTTGACATTGACGAGGAACAAGTACAAGGTGCTTATAAAGCCCAATACGACCAAATGAAATATCAATGGGAACAAACTCGTGATACAGCACAATTGGGGATCGCTGTAGAAATTATAGACCACGAATTTAATCAGTTGTATGCAAAAATAAATAATCAAATAGGTATACTTGGTAGTAATAATACGGTAAAATCAATTAATGAGTTTAGTTTTCTTGAAAAAAACTTTAAACAACTGGAAGACAAATACGCTTTACTATCGCCATTATATAGGATATCTGGTGCTATGAGCAAAGAAGTTTCTTGTAATGCAATTTACAAGTATTTGTTGGAATTTTTTGAAACTCAAATTAAAGAATACTATATCAACTTTGATGTGTCAGATTCGTTTAAAAAACATATTGTTAAAATTAAAGAACCCGTAATTCATACGGTTTTTATAAACATTATCAATAATGCTATTTATTGGATTCGCAATAGCGAAATACGTACAATAAAACTTGATTACCGAGAAGAATCTCAAGAAATAATCATTGCAAATTCTGGAGAAAAAATACCTGATTACAGATTAGACAAAATATTTGAATTGTTTTATTCACAACGACCAAATGGAAGAGGTATTGGGTTGTATTTATCAAAGCAAAGTTTAAACGAAGCAGGTTTAAATATTTATGCAACCAACGATAAAAATTTTAATTCCTTGAATGGAGCTTGTTTCGTGATTAATCAAATAAAAGAAGCAGATGTATAG